One stretch of Apis cerana isolate GH-2021 linkage group LG8, AcerK_1.0, whole genome shotgun sequence DNA includes these proteins:
- the LOC107997342 gene encoding lisH domain-containing protein ARMC9-like isoform X1 gives MDKNWVINQMDNKELKLVHQFLIDHNFDNTAGALMVEATIKGFKYFKKDLQSESEIYENLCKELMINYKTGNWKTFFKLWNMIVPKDAKQTKAYKILMLHIYVYFAILPKHILKSQWHKENDKIQISINNSMTSLNPQDFEYEENFITEVEKNMNDSMEELRKFLNTIGKELENITELRPYFALPFMEDPYVEPFLSKIFEKSWSDRLTEHLELFLEKCKQQFFSDLKYSENSNKFSLNYTSLIEDSKKDITTKKTIRNINVPIIPNDRNIPIFLEDNKVENQCNLYDNIKFNQKSKSIQTVSNSEEEIYSSHFTKKNKKLMQCTQELAVAKSQLSNVHCNYEKLKVRFHKLHTDYHKLMSIARVLTTALEDSVKGIAIDFQIMLETCIKIFPDLFNQNIKDSSHCSSEFLLDKSSHSEMKLIEYSNSYNMFIPPKLLDFKKIKLHLINGSIKTKLFLLQALRRKITFSQPGERDETMHEYISKDLLGLHSQIASYKGKSILPYLLTPQNVIIPHPLQQSITRLLNALASFRCGRDYLSFDSTVVDMIFKCLNSISDNNIDTITCNMIIAMLQKLSLRKQQRIYMIENGLVEWLIHHLRDQCRIMDSYRLEYATALLMNLSLHQAAQERASAMASLLISTLIDLLLMDYVSTLPYINGALNNFLTNYVINEEAKKLKFSSVIEQFSKYKTGEIRKHLDYILKIHRGEITIKVKDEEIVDNDNEEIDVLENQLEENDPVKNNYGELCGESLLESCYTVLPKIIKKPEIISSALSFLQFQAEAIESAVHNNQIKNLCSEHEEILQRESSKTTIASSMLLGIESEVETTVMEKLSSIASLNPESSIKVTDNKSWTQEKELDKEEVFLAKPKVTRTPT, from the exons atggaTAAGAATTGGGTAATAAATCAAATGGATAATAAGGAATTAAAACTTGTTCATCAG ttCCTTATAGatcataatttcgataatactGCCGGTGCATTAATGGTAGAAGCAACAATAAAaggttttaaatattttaaaaaagatttacaatCCGAAAGCgagatttatgaaaatttgtgtaaagaattaatgataaattataaaacaggAAATTGGAAGACATTCTTTAaa ttATGGAACATGATAGTACCTAAAGATGCAAAACAAACAAaagcttataaaattttgatgttacatatatatgtatattttgcaatattacctaaacatatattaaagtCACAATGGCATAAAGAAAATG ataaaatacaaataagtataaataattctatgacATCACTTAATCCACAAGATTTTGAATATGAAGAG aattttataactgaagtagaaaagaatatgaatGATAGTATGGAAGAATTACgcaaatttttgaatacaatAGGTAAGGAATTAGAAAACATTACAGAATTAAGACCTTATTTTGCATTACCTTTTATGGAGGACCCATATGTAGAAccatttctttctaaaatatttgaaaaaagttgGTCAGACAGATTGACAGAACATTTAGagctttttcttgaaaaatgcaaacaacaa ttttttagtGATCTAAAATATAGTGAAAATtccaacaaattttctttaaattatacatctcTAATAGAAGATTCCAAAAAAGATATAACtacaaaaaaaacaattagaaatattaatgtacCAATCATACcaaatgatagaaatattccgatatttttagaagataataaagttgaaaatcaatgcaatttatatgataatataaagtttaatcaAAAGTCAAA aagtaTACAGACTGTATCAAACtctgaagaagaaatttattcatcacattttacaaaaaaaaataaaaaattaatgcagTGCACTCAAGAATTGGCTGTAGCAAAATCTCAATTATCTAATGTTCattgtaattatgaaaaattaaaagtaagatTCCATAAACTCCATACTGATTATCATAAATTGATGAGTATTGCAAGAGTATTAACAACAGCTTTAGAAGATTCAGTAAAAGGAATAgcaattgattttcaaattatgctAGAAacttgcataaaaatttttccagatttgtttaatcaaaatataaaagacaGTTCACAT tgTTCCtcggaatttttattagataaatcaTCTCATTCTGAAATGAAActtattgaatattcaaattcatacAATATGTTCATTCCtccaaaattattagatttcaaaaaaattaaattacatttaattaatggaagcatcaaaacaaaattatttcttttgcaaGCATTACGAAGG aaaataacatttagTCAACCTGGAGAAAGAGATGAAACTATGCacgaatatataagtaaagatTTATTAGGACTTCATAGTCAAATCGCTAGTTACAAAGGCAAATCCATTCTGCCATATTTATTAACTCCACAAAACGTTATTATACCACATCCTCTACAGCAATCAATTACAAGATTATTGAACGCTTTAGCATCGTTCAGATGCGGTAgagattatttatcatttgattCTACTGTTGTTGATAtg atatttaagtGTCTGAATAGTATTTCTGATAATAACATAGATACAATAACTTGTAATATGATAATTGCAATGCTACAAAAATTATCCTTACGCAAACAACAAAGAATCTATATGATAGAAAATGGATTAGTAGAATGGTTGATCCACCATTTACGTGATCAATGTCGTATTATGGATTCCTATCGATTAGAATACGCTACAGCTCTTTTGATGAATTTATCCTTACATCAGGCTGCTCAAGAAAGAGCATCAGCTATGGCATCTTTACTTATTTCAACTTTAATTGATTTGCTTTTAATGGATTATGTAtcg ACATTACCATATATTAATGgagcattaaataattttttaacgaattatgTAATCAATGAAGAAGCAAAAAAACTCAAATTTTCATCTGTAATAGAACAATtcagtaaatataaaactggTGAAAtaag gAAACATTTGGATTACATTCTGAAAATACATAGAGGTGAAATTACTATTAAAgtgaaagatgaagaaatagtagataatgataat GAAGAAATTGATGTGTTGGAAAATCAATTGGAAGAAAACGATccagtaaaaaataattatggagAATTATGTGGAGAATCATTATTAGAATCATGTTATACAGTTTtaccaaaaataattaaaaaaccagAAATAATTTCCAGTGCGTTATCATTTTTGCAATTCCAAGCAGAAGCAATAGAATCTGCTGTgcataataatcaaattaaaaatttatgttctgaacatgaagaaattttacaaag ggaAAGCAGTAAAACGACCATTGCATCTTCAATGCTTTTGGGAATTGAAAGTGAAGTTGAAACAACag taATGGAGAAACTCAGCAGTATAGCATCACT gaaTCCAGAAAGTAGCATCAAAGTTACAGATAATAAATCATGGACACAAGAGAAAGAACTTGATAAGGAAGAAGTATTTTTAGCTAAACCAAAAGTTACTCGAACTccaacataa
- the LOC107997342 gene encoding lisH domain-containing protein ARMC9-like isoform X2 — MDKNWVINQMDNKELKLVHQFLIDHNFDNTAGALMVEATIKGFKYFKKDLQSESEIYENLCKELMINYKTGNWKTFFKLWNMIVPKDAKQTKAYKILMLHIYVYFAILPKHILKSQWHKENDKIQISINNSMTSLNPQDFEYEENFITEVEKNMNDSMEELRKFLNTIGKELENITELRPYFALPFMEDPYVEPFLSKIFEKSWSDRLTEHLELFLEKCKQQFFSDLKYSENSNKFSLNYTSLIEDSKKDITTKKTIRNINVPIIPNDRNIPIFLEDNKVENQCNLYDNIKFNQKSKSIQTVSNSEEEIYSSHFTKKNKKLMQCTQELAVAKSQLSNVHCNYEKLKVRFHKLHTDYHKLMSIARVLTTALEDSVKGIAIDFQIMLETCIKIFPDLFNQNIKDSSHCSSEFLLDKSSHSEMKLIEYSNSYNMFIPPKLLDFKKIKLHLINGSIKTKLFLLQALRRKITFSQPGERDETMHEYISKDLLGLHSQIASYKGKSILPYLLTPQNVIIPHPLQQSITRLLNALASFRCGRDYLSFDSTVVDMIFKCLNSISDNNIDTITCNMIIAMLQKLSLRKQQRIYMIENGLVEWLIHHLRDQCRIMDSYRLEYATALLMNLSLHQAAQERASAMASLLISTLIDLLLMDYVSTLPYINGALNNFLTNYVINEEAKKLKFSSVIEQFSKYKTGEIRKHLDYILKIHRGEITIKVKDEEIVDNDNEEIDVLENQLEENDPVKNNYGELCGESLLESCYTVLPKIIKKPEIISSALSFLQFQAEAIESAVHNNQIKNLCSEHEEILQRESSKTTIASSMLLGIESEVETTVMEKLSSIASL, encoded by the exons atggaTAAGAATTGGGTAATAAATCAAATGGATAATAAGGAATTAAAACTTGTTCATCAG ttCCTTATAGatcataatttcgataatactGCCGGTGCATTAATGGTAGAAGCAACAATAAAaggttttaaatattttaaaaaagatttacaatCCGAAAGCgagatttatgaaaatttgtgtaaagaattaatgataaattataaaacaggAAATTGGAAGACATTCTTTAaa ttATGGAACATGATAGTACCTAAAGATGCAAAACAAACAAaagcttataaaattttgatgttacatatatatgtatattttgcaatattacctaaacatatattaaagtCACAATGGCATAAAGAAAATG ataaaatacaaataagtataaataattctatgacATCACTTAATCCACAAGATTTTGAATATGAAGAG aattttataactgaagtagaaaagaatatgaatGATAGTATGGAAGAATTACgcaaatttttgaatacaatAGGTAAGGAATTAGAAAACATTACAGAATTAAGACCTTATTTTGCATTACCTTTTATGGAGGACCCATATGTAGAAccatttctttctaaaatatttgaaaaaagttgGTCAGACAGATTGACAGAACATTTAGagctttttcttgaaaaatgcaaacaacaa ttttttagtGATCTAAAATATAGTGAAAATtccaacaaattttctttaaattatacatctcTAATAGAAGATTCCAAAAAAGATATAACtacaaaaaaaacaattagaaatattaatgtacCAATCATACcaaatgatagaaatattccgatatttttagaagataataaagttgaaaatcaatgcaatttatatgataatataaagtttaatcaAAAGTCAAA aagtaTACAGACTGTATCAAACtctgaagaagaaatttattcatcacattttacaaaaaaaaataaaaaattaatgcagTGCACTCAAGAATTGGCTGTAGCAAAATCTCAATTATCTAATGTTCattgtaattatgaaaaattaaaagtaagatTCCATAAACTCCATACTGATTATCATAAATTGATGAGTATTGCAAGAGTATTAACAACAGCTTTAGAAGATTCAGTAAAAGGAATAgcaattgattttcaaattatgctAGAAacttgcataaaaatttttccagatttgtttaatcaaaatataaaagacaGTTCACAT tgTTCCtcggaatttttattagataaatcaTCTCATTCTGAAATGAAActtattgaatattcaaattcatacAATATGTTCATTCCtccaaaattattagatttcaaaaaaattaaattacatttaattaatggaagcatcaaaacaaaattatttcttttgcaaGCATTACGAAGG aaaataacatttagTCAACCTGGAGAAAGAGATGAAACTATGCacgaatatataagtaaagatTTATTAGGACTTCATAGTCAAATCGCTAGTTACAAAGGCAAATCCATTCTGCCATATTTATTAACTCCACAAAACGTTATTATACCACATCCTCTACAGCAATCAATTACAAGATTATTGAACGCTTTAGCATCGTTCAGATGCGGTAgagattatttatcatttgattCTACTGTTGTTGATAtg atatttaagtGTCTGAATAGTATTTCTGATAATAACATAGATACAATAACTTGTAATATGATAATTGCAATGCTACAAAAATTATCCTTACGCAAACAACAAAGAATCTATATGATAGAAAATGGATTAGTAGAATGGTTGATCCACCATTTACGTGATCAATGTCGTATTATGGATTCCTATCGATTAGAATACGCTACAGCTCTTTTGATGAATTTATCCTTACATCAGGCTGCTCAAGAAAGAGCATCAGCTATGGCATCTTTACTTATTTCAACTTTAATTGATTTGCTTTTAATGGATTATGTAtcg ACATTACCATATATTAATGgagcattaaataattttttaacgaattatgTAATCAATGAAGAAGCAAAAAAACTCAAATTTTCATCTGTAATAGAACAATtcagtaaatataaaactggTGAAAtaag gAAACATTTGGATTACATTCTGAAAATACATAGAGGTGAAATTACTATTAAAgtgaaagatgaagaaatagtagataatgataat GAAGAAATTGATGTGTTGGAAAATCAATTGGAAGAAAACGATccagtaaaaaataattatggagAATTATGTGGAGAATCATTATTAGAATCATGTTATACAGTTTtaccaaaaataattaaaaaaccagAAATAATTTCCAGTGCGTTATCATTTTTGCAATTCCAAGCAGAAGCAATAGAATCTGCTGTgcataataatcaaattaaaaatttatgttctgaacatgaagaaattttacaaag ggaAAGCAGTAAAACGACCATTGCATCTTCAATGCTTTTGGGAATTGAAAGTGAAGTTGAAACAACag taATGGAGAAACTCAGCAGTATAGCATCACTGTAA
- the LOC107997342 gene encoding lisH domain-containing protein ARMC9-like isoform X3, producing the protein MNDSMEELRKFLNTIGKELENITELRPYFALPFMEDPYVEPFLSKIFEKSWSDRLTEHLELFLEKCKQQFFSDLKYSENSNKFSLNYTSLIEDSKKDITTKKTIRNINVPIIPNDRNIPIFLEDNKVENQCNLYDNIKFNQKSKSIQTVSNSEEEIYSSHFTKKNKKLMQCTQELAVAKSQLSNVHCNYEKLKVRFHKLHTDYHKLMSIARVLTTALEDSVKGIAIDFQIMLETCIKIFPDLFNQNIKDSSHCSSEFLLDKSSHSEMKLIEYSNSYNMFIPPKLLDFKKIKLHLINGSIKTKLFLLQALRRKITFSQPGERDETMHEYISKDLLGLHSQIASYKGKSILPYLLTPQNVIIPHPLQQSITRLLNALASFRCGRDYLSFDSTVVDMIFKCLNSISDNNIDTITCNMIIAMLQKLSLRKQQRIYMIENGLVEWLIHHLRDQCRIMDSYRLEYATALLMNLSLHQAAQERASAMASLLISTLIDLLLMDYVSTLPYINGALNNFLTNYVINEEAKKLKFSSVIEQFSKYKTGEIRKHLDYILKIHRGEITIKVKDEEIVDNDNEEIDVLENQLEENDPVKNNYGELCGESLLESCYTVLPKIIKKPEIISSALSFLQFQAEAIESAVHNNQIKNLCSEHEEILQRESSKTTIASSMLLGIESEVETTVMEKLSSIASLNPESSIKVTDNKSWTQEKELDKEEVFLAKPKVTRTPT; encoded by the exons atgaatGATAGTATGGAAGAATTACgcaaatttttgaatacaatAGGTAAGGAATTAGAAAACATTACAGAATTAAGACCTTATTTTGCATTACCTTTTATGGAGGACCCATATGTAGAAccatttctttctaaaatatttgaaaaaagttgGTCAGACAGATTGACAGAACATTTAGagctttttcttgaaaaatgcaaacaacaa ttttttagtGATCTAAAATATAGTGAAAATtccaacaaattttctttaaattatacatctcTAATAGAAGATTCCAAAAAAGATATAACtacaaaaaaaacaattagaaatattaatgtacCAATCATACcaaatgatagaaatattccgatatttttagaagataataaagttgaaaatcaatgcaatttatatgataatataaagtttaatcaAAAGTCAAA aagtaTACAGACTGTATCAAACtctgaagaagaaatttattcatcacattttacaaaaaaaaataaaaaattaatgcagTGCACTCAAGAATTGGCTGTAGCAAAATCTCAATTATCTAATGTTCattgtaattatgaaaaattaaaagtaagatTCCATAAACTCCATACTGATTATCATAAATTGATGAGTATTGCAAGAGTATTAACAACAGCTTTAGAAGATTCAGTAAAAGGAATAgcaattgattttcaaattatgctAGAAacttgcataaaaatttttccagatttgtttaatcaaaatataaaagacaGTTCACAT tgTTCCtcggaatttttattagataaatcaTCTCATTCTGAAATGAAActtattgaatattcaaattcatacAATATGTTCATTCCtccaaaattattagatttcaaaaaaattaaattacatttaattaatggaagcatcaaaacaaaattatttcttttgcaaGCATTACGAAGG aaaataacatttagTCAACCTGGAGAAAGAGATGAAACTATGCacgaatatataagtaaagatTTATTAGGACTTCATAGTCAAATCGCTAGTTACAAAGGCAAATCCATTCTGCCATATTTATTAACTCCACAAAACGTTATTATACCACATCCTCTACAGCAATCAATTACAAGATTATTGAACGCTTTAGCATCGTTCAGATGCGGTAgagattatttatcatttgattCTACTGTTGTTGATAtg atatttaagtGTCTGAATAGTATTTCTGATAATAACATAGATACAATAACTTGTAATATGATAATTGCAATGCTACAAAAATTATCCTTACGCAAACAACAAAGAATCTATATGATAGAAAATGGATTAGTAGAATGGTTGATCCACCATTTACGTGATCAATGTCGTATTATGGATTCCTATCGATTAGAATACGCTACAGCTCTTTTGATGAATTTATCCTTACATCAGGCTGCTCAAGAAAGAGCATCAGCTATGGCATCTTTACTTATTTCAACTTTAATTGATTTGCTTTTAATGGATTATGTAtcg ACATTACCATATATTAATGgagcattaaataattttttaacgaattatgTAATCAATGAAGAAGCAAAAAAACTCAAATTTTCATCTGTAATAGAACAATtcagtaaatataaaactggTGAAAtaag gAAACATTTGGATTACATTCTGAAAATACATAGAGGTGAAATTACTATTAAAgtgaaagatgaagaaatagtagataatgataat GAAGAAATTGATGTGTTGGAAAATCAATTGGAAGAAAACGATccagtaaaaaataattatggagAATTATGTGGAGAATCATTATTAGAATCATGTTATACAGTTTtaccaaaaataattaaaaaaccagAAATAATTTCCAGTGCGTTATCATTTTTGCAATTCCAAGCAGAAGCAATAGAATCTGCTGTgcataataatcaaattaaaaatttatgttctgaacatgaagaaattttacaaag ggaAAGCAGTAAAACGACCATTGCATCTTCAATGCTTTTGGGAATTGAAAGTGAAGTTGAAACAACag taATGGAGAAACTCAGCAGTATAGCATCACT gaaTCCAGAAAGTAGCATCAAAGTTACAGATAATAAATCATGGACACAAGAGAAAGAACTTGATAAGGAAGAAGTATTTTTAGCTAAACCAAAAGTTACTCGAACTccaacataa
- the LOC107997342 gene encoding lisH domain-containing protein ARMC9-like isoform X4 — translation MDKNWVINQMDNKELKLVHQFLIDHNFDNTAGALMVEATIKGFKYFKKDLQSESEIYENLCKELMINYKTGNWKTFFKLWNMIVPKDAKQTKAYKILMLHIYVYFAILPKHILKSQWHKENDKIQISINNSMTSLNPQDFEYEENFITEVEKNMNDSMEELRKFLNTIGKELENITELRPYFALPFMEDPYVEPFLSKIFEKSWSDRLTEHLELFLEKCKQQFFSDLKYSENSNKFSLNYTSLIEDSKKDITTKKTIRNINVPIIPNDRNIPIFLEDNKVENQCNLYDNIKFNQKSKSIQTVSNSEEEIYSSHFTKKNKKLMQCTQELAVAKSQLSNVHCNYEKLKVRFHKLHTDYHKLMSIARVLTTALEDSVKGIAIDFQIMLETCIKIFPDLFNQNIKDSSHCSSEFLLDKSSHSEMKLIEYSNSYNMFIPPKLLDFKKIKLHLINGSIKTKLFLLQALRRKITFSQPGERDETMHEYISKDLLGLHSQIASYKGKSILPYLLTPQNVIIPHPLQQSITRLLNALASFRCGRDYLSFDSTVVDMIFKCLNSISDNNIDTITCNMIIAMLQKLSLRKQQRIYMIENGLVEWLIHHLRDQCRIMDSYRLEYATALLMNLSLHQAAQERASAMASLLISTLIDLLLMDYVSTLPYINGALNNFLTNYVINEEAKKLKFSSVIEQFSKYKTGEIRKKLMCWKINWKKTIQ, via the exons atggaTAAGAATTGGGTAATAAATCAAATGGATAATAAGGAATTAAAACTTGTTCATCAG ttCCTTATAGatcataatttcgataatactGCCGGTGCATTAATGGTAGAAGCAACAATAAAaggttttaaatattttaaaaaagatttacaatCCGAAAGCgagatttatgaaaatttgtgtaaagaattaatgataaattataaaacaggAAATTGGAAGACATTCTTTAaa ttATGGAACATGATAGTACCTAAAGATGCAAAACAAACAAaagcttataaaattttgatgttacatatatatgtatattttgcaatattacctaaacatatattaaagtCACAATGGCATAAAGAAAATG ataaaatacaaataagtataaataattctatgacATCACTTAATCCACAAGATTTTGAATATGAAGAG aattttataactgaagtagaaaagaatatgaatGATAGTATGGAAGAATTACgcaaatttttgaatacaatAGGTAAGGAATTAGAAAACATTACAGAATTAAGACCTTATTTTGCATTACCTTTTATGGAGGACCCATATGTAGAAccatttctttctaaaatatttgaaaaaagttgGTCAGACAGATTGACAGAACATTTAGagctttttcttgaaaaatgcaaacaacaa ttttttagtGATCTAAAATATAGTGAAAATtccaacaaattttctttaaattatacatctcTAATAGAAGATTCCAAAAAAGATATAACtacaaaaaaaacaattagaaatattaatgtacCAATCATACcaaatgatagaaatattccgatatttttagaagataataaagttgaaaatcaatgcaatttatatgataatataaagtttaatcaAAAGTCAAA aagtaTACAGACTGTATCAAACtctgaagaagaaatttattcatcacattttacaaaaaaaaataaaaaattaatgcagTGCACTCAAGAATTGGCTGTAGCAAAATCTCAATTATCTAATGTTCattgtaattatgaaaaattaaaagtaagatTCCATAAACTCCATACTGATTATCATAAATTGATGAGTATTGCAAGAGTATTAACAACAGCTTTAGAAGATTCAGTAAAAGGAATAgcaattgattttcaaattatgctAGAAacttgcataaaaatttttccagatttgtttaatcaaaatataaaagacaGTTCACAT tgTTCCtcggaatttttattagataaatcaTCTCATTCTGAAATGAAActtattgaatattcaaattcatacAATATGTTCATTCCtccaaaattattagatttcaaaaaaattaaattacatttaattaatggaagcatcaaaacaaaattatttcttttgcaaGCATTACGAAGG aaaataacatttagTCAACCTGGAGAAAGAGATGAAACTATGCacgaatatataagtaaagatTTATTAGGACTTCATAGTCAAATCGCTAGTTACAAAGGCAAATCCATTCTGCCATATTTATTAACTCCACAAAACGTTATTATACCACATCCTCTACAGCAATCAATTACAAGATTATTGAACGCTTTAGCATCGTTCAGATGCGGTAgagattatttatcatttgattCTACTGTTGTTGATAtg atatttaagtGTCTGAATAGTATTTCTGATAATAACATAGATACAATAACTTGTAATATGATAATTGCAATGCTACAAAAATTATCCTTACGCAAACAACAAAGAATCTATATGATAGAAAATGGATTAGTAGAATGGTTGATCCACCATTTACGTGATCAATGTCGTATTATGGATTCCTATCGATTAGAATACGCTACAGCTCTTTTGATGAATTTATCCTTACATCAGGCTGCTCAAGAAAGAGCATCAGCTATGGCATCTTTACTTATTTCAACTTTAATTGATTTGCTTTTAATGGATTATGTAtcg ACATTACCATATATTAATGgagcattaaataattttttaacgaattatgTAATCAATGAAGAAGCAAAAAAACTCAAATTTTCATCTGTAATAGAACAATtcagtaaatataaaactggTGAAAtaag GAAGAAATTGATGTGTTGGAAAATCAATTGGAAGAAAACGATccagtaa